From uncultured Pseudodesulfovibrio sp.:
TAAAAAATATGTATGCCGAGGTGGAGTTACTCGGAAAATCGATAGAGCCGCTTGTTGTTGTTCCCCGTACAGCCGTGGAAGCAGGATACGTGAATGTCGTCAATGCTGAGGGGCGTCTTGAGCGTCGTCGTGTGACTATTGCTTTTGTACAATCATCCATTGCGGTTTTGCGAAGCGGTGTCGTTATTGGAGATCGTGTTGTTGTGTCGGAACTGATCCCTGCGATTGAGGGAATGAAGCTCAGGCCTGAATTTGATCAGACATTGCAGCAGCGCATGGAAGATGTAGCTTTGGCAAAGGCGGCTGCAAAATGAGTAAACAAAATTCATTTATTGATTTTTTTGCTGAACATCCAACTGCGGCAAATCTGCTTATGTTGTTATTTCTCGGTATGGGCGTTTTGGCTTTGCCTAAAATGGTTCGAGAAACTTTTCCTGATTTTACACCTTCAGAAATTTCTATAACTGCGGTTTATCCGGGTGCTACGGCAGAGGATGTAGAAGAGGCCATCTGTCAGCGCATTGAAGATGCTCTTGATGGTGTGACCAACGTGGAAGAAGTGCGTTCGACGGCCCAGGACGGGCTGGCAACCGTGGTGGTTGAAATGGTTGAAGGTGGTGATCTCAAGGAGTTCGCTGAAGATATTCGTACTGAAGTTGATGCTATCGATACCTTTCCGCCCGATGTAGAAGATCCCATCATCAAGCGGCTTAATCGAACAGATATGGTTTTGGCGTTGGCAGTAACCGGACCTATGTCCACCCCTCATCTCAAACTTTATTGTGAAGACCTCAAAGACCGGATTCTTAACTTACCGGGTGTGGCCGAAGTAACCATCGGTGGCTTTTCCGATCATGAGATTCGAGTTGAAATTCCCATGAAGAATATCATGCAGTATGGTTTGTCCGTGTTCGACATTACTTCTGTCATTGGAAATCAATCCTTGGATTTACCTGCCGGGACATTGGAAACTGCTGATGCTGATTTTGTCATCCGTTTTGCCGACGAGCGGAAAAAAGTTCATGAGTATGAAGATCTTATCGTTGTCTCTGGAAAAACAGGAGCCGAGCTTCGCTTGGGTGATATTGCCAATATTACGGATCGTTTTGAGAAGGATGAAGAAAAAATATGGTTTAATGGACAGCGAGCCGGAGAACTTACCATCGCCAAGAACAAGGGAGAGGATGCGCTCAAGGTGTTGGATGCCGTTCAGATGTTTTTGGATAAAGAGCGAGCCGAGATGCCGTCTGGCGTGAATCTTGAAATCACACGTAATATTACTAAAATTGTTCGTGACCGTCTGGAGATGTTGATTTCCAATGGCATACAAGGGTTGATTTTGGTTTTTATGGTCATGTGGCTGTTTTTTAATATCAGATTGTCCTTTTGGGTCGCCATGGGGTTGCCTGTCTCCTTTATGGGATCGTTTTTGGTCATGCAGATGACTGGTATGTCAATTAACATGCTGACGATGGTTGGTTTACTGTTGGCTCTTGGTTTGATCATGGATGACGCTATAGTTATCGCCGAGAACGTGGCTGCTCATCTTGCGCGAGGTAAGTCGGCGCTTCGGGCTGCAGTGGATGGAACCAGAGAAGTGGCACGTGGTGTTTTGTCATCGTTCATTACTACATTATGTATTTTTGGTTCCGTAGCTTTGCTTATCGAGGGGCGTATTGGTAAAGTGCTGTGGGTAATGCCTGCTGTTTTGATTATGACTTTGTCGGTGAGTATTATTGAAGCTTTTTGCATTCTTCCGAATCATCTTAACCATTCGCTCTCTCATATGACGAAAGCGCCGACTCCTTTTCGAGTTGCTTTTGAGAAACGATTTGAGTGGGTTCGGGAGAACATACTTGGACGGATCGTCGATTCGGTTATTCGGTGGCGATATGTTTTTGTAGGCGGCGTGTTGTGCGTATTCATCCTTTCTGTTGGGATGGTTGCAAGCGGTCGAATAGGAGTCGAGGCTTTTCCTTCAATTGACGGCGATGTTTTGCAAGCGAGTATACTTCTGCCGCAGGGTACTCCGCTTGAAAAAACAGAAGAGGTTACGCGTGTTGTTTTGGCTGGGCTTCAGCGGGTGAATGATGAATTAACTCCATCCCAGCCGGAGGGGAAGCGCCTCGTGCGGTTTGCTTCGGTTGCTTTCAATACGAATTCATATGCGGATGAGCCGGGTGCGCATGTGGCAACAGTGTATGCGGATTTGTTGAGCGCGGAAGAGCGGACGGTAAACATACGAGAGTTGGAGTTAGCTTGGGCTGCCGCTGTAGGAGATCTTCCAGATGTAATGGCATTGACCTTTACCCAGCCAAGTGTTGGGCCTGCTGGAAATGCAATCGAGTTTCGACTTTCAGGGAAAGATTTGAAAGAACTCAAAGCTGCTGCGGCTGAATTACGAGACTATATATCTGAATATGAAGGGACATTGTATCTTTTGGATAACCTTCGACCAGGGAAACCTGAATTTCAGGCTACACTTAAACCGGGGGCTACGGCTTTTGGATTTAATGCTCAACAGATAGCTTCACAATTACGAGCGGCGTTCTTTGGACGTGAAGCGACTGAAATACAGTATCAGGGTGAATCTTATGAAGTGAACGTGCGTATCGCTTCGGAAGATAGTGATTCAATAGCTGATCTGGATTACTTCCATTTGACAACTCAAGACGGTTCATTGGTCCCCTTGGGTGAAGTGGCGGATATTCGGGAAGGGCGCGGATGGGCCAAGATTAATCGCGTGAACGGGTGGCGAACTGTGACGGTTAAAGGAGATGTAGACACCGATGTATCAAATGCCAGTGCAATTGTTGGACAGGTTCGTGCTCAGTTTATGCCCAAACTGTTGAAGAAGCATCCGGGAGTGTCGTTTAATATCGAAGGTGCTGCCAAGCGCGGAGCCAAGACTGGAGACTCCATGAAACGAGCATTGATTATCGGTATTTTTGGGATATTCATCTTACTTTCGTTTCAATTCAGAAGTTACTTGGAGCCGATTGTGGTTATCACGGCTATTCCTCTTGCAGCGATAGGAGTTGTCTGGGGGCATTGGCTTATGGGACTGACCATTTCGATGCCATCGATTATGGGGTTTGCCTCTTTGGCTGGAGTGGTAGTGAATGATTCAATCCTTCTTGTAGAGTTCCTTAAGATGCGCATTCGAGATGGGATGACGACAGTAGAGGCATCCAGAATGGCAAGTCGACAGAGATTTAGGGCTGTCTTGTTGACGTCGCTTACGACCATCGTAGGGCTTATTCCTTTATTAACTGAGCGGAGTTTACAGGCGCAGATATTGATACCGCTGTGTGCAAGTCTGGTTTTTGGGCTTATGGCATCAACTGTTTTGGTGCTTCTTGTTGTACCAAGTTTGTATTCTATTTTGGGTGATTTTGGCCTTACCTCTACCCCTCGGAAACAGGATGTAAGTTCAGAGTAAAATTGTTGATTTGGTAAAACTCTTTATTATCAGCTGGTTATGAAAAAAGCGTTTAAAGACTTAAAAAAAAAACAAAAAACCACTTGACCTTGGAGTGTGATTCCCATAGAACCTCTTTCGCCGCACGGGAAAGCCCAACAGGACATCACCGGCGGCTTGTTCTTTCTCAAACATACAGAGCGGTTGGCCTCACAATGAATTTTTAAAAAAGTTCAAAAAAGGGTTGACGGTTGGTCTAGAAAAAACTAGATTAAAATTTCCTGCATTGCGCAGGGCGTTCTTTTTGAGAACGAAGACTAAAATGGTCTTTGACAATTAAATAGCGAGTTGAGCAAATAAGATCACGATAATCACAGCCCGTTTAATTACGAGTAAGATAAGTGATCAACATTCTCCAAGTTTATCAACTGGAGAGTTTGATCCTGGCTCAGATTGAACGCTGGCGGCGTGCTTAACACATGCAAGTCGAGCGAGAAAGCTCTCTTCGGAGAGTGAGTAGAGCGGCGCACGGGTGAGTAACGCGTGGATGATCTACCCTGAAGATCGGGATAACAGTTGGAAACGACTGCTAATACCGTATAATCTACATATTTAACTTTATGTGGGAAAGGTGGCCTCTATTTATAAGCTACCACTTTTGGATGAGTCCGCGTCTCATTAGCTTGTTGGTGGGGTAATGGCCTACCAAGGCAACGATGAGTAGCTGGTCTGAGAGGATGATCAGCCACACTGGGACTGAAACACGGCCCAGACTCCTACGGGAGGCAGCAGTGGGGAATATTGCGCAATGGGGGAAACCCTGACGCAGCGACGCCGCGTGTAGGAAGAAGGCCTTCGGGTCGTAAACTACTGTCAAGAGGGAAGAAACTGTTTGGTCATAATACGTCCATTCACTGACGGTACCTCTAGAGGAAGCACCGGCTAACTCCGTGCCAGCAGCCGCGGTAATACGGAGGGTGCGAGCGTTAATCGGAATCACTGGGCGTAAAGCGTGCGTAGGCGGCGCTTCAAGTCAGACGTGAAAGCCCTCGGCTCAACCGAGGAATTGCGTTTGAAACTGGAGTGCTAGAGTCTCGGAGAGGTTGGCGGAATTCCAGGTGTAGGAGTGAAATCCGTAGATATCTGGAGGAACACCGGTGGCGAAGGCGGCCAACTGGACGAGTACTGACGCTGAGGTACGAAAGCGTGGGGAGCAAACAGGATTAGATACCCTGGTAGTCCACGCTGTAAACGATGGATATTAGGTGTCGGGTTTTAAATTCGGTGCCGCAGTTAACGCGTTAAATATCCCGCCTGGGGAGTACGGTCGCAAGGCTGAAACTCAAAGGAATTGACGGGGGCCCGCACAAGCGGTGGAGTATGTGGTTTAATTCGATGCAACGCGAAGAACCTTACCTAGGCTTGACATCCTGAGAATGTCTTCGAAACGAGACAGTGCCCTTCGGGGAATTCAGTGACAGGTGCTGCATGGCTGTCGTCAGCTCGTGCCGTGAGGTGTTGGGTTAAGTCCCGCAACGAGCGCAACCCCTATTGTTAGTTGCCATCACATAATGGTGGGCACTCTAATGAGACTGCCCGGGTCAACCGGGAGGAAGGTGGGGACGACGTCAAGTCATCATGGCCCTTACGCCTAGGGCTACACACGTACTACAATGGTGCATACAAAGGGTAGCGAAACCGCGAGGTCAAGCCAATCCCAAAAAATGCATCCCAGTCCGGATCGGAGTCTGCAACTCGACTCCGTGAAGTTGGAATCGCTAGTAATCCCGGATCAGCATGCCGGGGTGAATACGTTCCCGGGCCTTGTACACACCGCCCGTCACACCACGAAAGCTGGTTCTACCCGACAACGACGGACTAACCCTTCGGGAGGTAGTCGTCTACGGTAGGGCTGGTGATTGGGGTGAAGTCGTAACAAGGTAGCCGTAGGGGAACCTGCGGCTGGATCACCTCCTTTATAGAGTAAGCTCAACTCGCTATTTAATTGCAAGGACACATTTATAGTCTTTGTGTCGCGGCCGAATGGGCCTATAGCTCAGTTGGTTAGAGCGCACGCCTGATAAGCGTGAGGTCGATAGTTCAAATCTATCTAGGCCCACCATGTTTATCCGGGGGTGTAGCTCAGCTGGGAGAGCATCGGCTTTGCAAGCCGAGGGTCGTGGGTTCGAGCCCCTCCACCTCCACCATTTTGATGGACATGGATGGGATAGACCAAGTGCCGCGCATTAGATCTTTGACAGTTAAATAGGGTAAGAAGAGAGAATTCCTAAGTTAAATAAGTTACTAAGGGCACAAGGTGGATGCCTTGGCACTAGGAGGCGATGAAAGACGTGATAGGCTGCGATATGCCTCGGGGAGGAGCCAAATATCCTTTGATCCGGGGATTTCTGAATGGGGAAACCCACATGGAGTCATATCCATGTATCTCTAGACTGAATACATAGGTCTAGAGAGGCGAACGCGGTGAAGTGAAACATCTCAGTAACCGCAGGAGAATAAATCAATAGAGATTCCGGTAGTAGCGGCGAGCGAACCTGGAATAGGCCAAACCACGAAGTTTCGACTTTGTGGGGTTGTAGGGCTGACATAATCGATCCATGATTAGATAAGGGAACAGGTTGGGAAACCTGGCCGTAGAGAGTGAAAGTCTCGTACCTTAAATTGAAAGTGGCGTAGTCAGTACCTGAGTACCGCGGGACACGAGAAACCCCGTGGGAATCTGGGAGGACCATCTTCCAAGCCTAAATACTCCCTAGTGACCGATAGCGAACCAGTACCGTGAGGGAAAGGTGAAAAGAACCCCTGTTAGGGGAGTGAAATAGAACCTGAAACCTTGTGCCTACAAGCTGTGGGAGCGGACTTGTTCCGTGACCGCGTGCTTTTTGCATAACGGGCCAGCGAGTTAATCTGTAGTGCGAGGTTAAGCCATTAAGGTGTAGCCGTAGCGAAAGCGAGTCTGAATAGGGCGTCAAGTAGTGCGGATTAGACCCGAAGCCGGGTGATCTATCCATGAGCAGGCTGAAGCTTGAGTAAAATCAAGTGGAGGGCCGAACCAGTATCGGTTGAAAACGATTTGGATGACTTGTGGATAGGGGTGAAAGGCCAATCAAACCCGGTGATAGCTGGTTCTCTCCGAAATATATTGAGGTATAGCGTCACATTAGTTTGCCGGAGGTAGAGCACTGACAGGGCTAGGGGCCTCACCAGGTTACCAACCCCTATCAAACTCCGAATGCCGGTAAATGATGTGTGGCAGTCAGGCTATGGTTGCGAAGGACCATGGCCGAAAGGGAAACAGCCCAGACCAACAGCTAAGGTCTCGAAATCAATGCTAAGTGGGAAAGGTGGTGGAGTTGCTGATACATCCAGGAGGTTGGCTTAGAAGCAGCCATCCTTTAAAGAAAGCGTAATAGCTCACTGGCCTAGCGATTCTGCGCCGAAAATGTAACGGGGCTAAGCATTGTACCGAAGCTTTGGGTTCATACTATGTATGAGCGGTAGGAGAGCGTTCTCAGATGGGATGAAGGTGAACCGTGAGGTTTGCTGGACTAATGAGAAGTGATCATGCTGGCATGAGTAACGATAAAATAAGTGAGAAACTTATTCGCCGTAAACCTAAGGTTTCCTGGGTAAAGCTAATCTTCCCAGGGTAAGTCGGCCCCTAAGGCGAGGCAGAAATGCGTAGTCGATGGGAAACAGGTTAATATTCCTGTACATGTATATGTGTGCGATGGAGGGACGCAGAAGGATAGATGGTCCGGGTGTTGGATATCCCGGTGCAAGCGTGTAGGGTTGAACTGTAGGCAAATCCGCAGTTCTTTATGCCTGAGACGTTATGCCGAGTCTTTAATCGACGGAAGCCATTAATTCCATACTGCCAAGAAAAGCTTCTAAGTTTAGCATATGCATACCGTACCGCAAACCAACACAGGTAGGTGGGTCGAGCAGACCAAGGCGCTTGAGAGAACTCTGGTTAAGGAACTCGGCAAAATGACCCCGTAAGTTCGCAAGAAGGGGTGCTTGAAATTGTGATCATTTAACTATGTGAGCAACTTTAAGACGCAGTGAATCGGGGGGGGCGACTGTTTACTAAAAACATAGGTCTCTGCTAAGTCGTAAGACGATGTATAGGGACTGACGCCTGCCCGGTGCTGGAAGGTTAAGAGGTGGGGTTAGACTTCGGTCGAAGCTCTGAATCGAAGCCCCAGTAAACGGCGGCCGTAACTATAACGGTCCTAAGGTAGCGAAATTCCTTGTCGGGTAAGTTCCGACCTGCACGAATGGCGTAACGATCCCCCCACTGTCTCAACCAGAGACTCAGTGAAATTGAATTCCCAGTGAAAATGCTGGGTACCCGCGGAAGGACGGAAAGACCCTGTGCACCTTTACTGCAGCTTGACATTGGTATTTGATTAATAATGTGTAGGATAGCTGGGAGACTTTGAAGCATGTTCGCTAGAGTGTGTGGAGTCAACCTTGAAATACCAGCCTTTATTACTTAGGTATCTAATCCATAGCCGTTATCCGGCATGGAAACAGTGTCTGGTGGGTAGTTTGACTGGGGCGGTCGCCTCCTAAATAGTAACGGAGGCTTGCAAAGGTTCCCTCAGGCTGATTGGAAACCAGCCGTTGAGTGCAAAGGCATAAGGGAGCTTGACTGTGAGAGAGACATCTCGAGCAGGAACGAAAGTTGGTCTTAGTGATCCGGTGGTTCCGCATGGAAGGGCCATCGCTCATAGGATAAAAGGTACGCCGGGGATAACAGGCTGATCGCGTCCAAGAGTTCACATCGACGACGCGGTTTGGCACCTCGATGTCGGCTCATCACATCCTGGGGCTGAAGCAGGTCCCAAGGGTACGGCTGTTCGCCGTTTAAAGTGGTACGCGAGCTGGGTTTAAAACGTCGTGAGACAGTTTGGTCCCTATCCTCCGTGGGCGTAGGAGAATTGAAGAGGGTCTGCCCCTAGTACGAGAGGACCGGGGTGGACGAACCTATGGTGTTTCTGTTGTCACGCCAGTGGCATTGCAGAGTAGCTAAGTTCGGAAAGGATAACCGCTGAAAGCATCTAAGCGGGAAGCCCGCCTCAAGATTAGTTCTCCCTGGACATTTATGTCCCTAAAGATCCCTTGAAGACTACAAGGTTGATAGGCTGGGTGTGTAAGCAACGTGAGTTGTTCAGCTAACCAGTACTAATAGATCGTGCGGCTTATTTAACAACTTAATGGAATTCTCTCTTCCCCTGTTTACTTATATATTCGAGTAGACATTACTCAACTCTTTTTCTTGGTGCCCAAGGAGGAGGGGGTACACCCGGTCCCATTCCGAACCCGGTAGTTAAGCCCTCCATCGCCGATGATACTGCATGGTAGCGTGTGGGAAAGTAGGTCGGTGCCAAGGATCTTTTAAGAAAAGCCCTGATTCATATGAATCAGGGCTTTTCTGCGTTCTACGGAAATAACACCCGATAGCCGCACTACGCCAATCCCGGCCAGACCAACAGCGCCTTCCCGCTGTTCCAGGTAAACTCCGACTTCAGCTCGAGCTTAAACCCGGGGAAGAACGCTCCCACCAACCAAGCCTTGGAACCACTCAGTTACTATCAAGATATTTTTAAAGCCCTGACTCACCCCGAGTCAGGGTTTTTG
This genomic window contains:
- a CDS encoding efflux RND transporter permease subunit, which translates into the protein MSKQNSFIDFFAEHPTAANLLMLLFLGMGVLALPKMVRETFPDFTPSEISITAVYPGATAEDVEEAICQRIEDALDGVTNVEEVRSTAQDGLATVVVEMVEGGDLKEFAEDIRTEVDAIDTFPPDVEDPIIKRLNRTDMVLALAVTGPMSTPHLKLYCEDLKDRILNLPGVAEVTIGGFSDHEIRVEIPMKNIMQYGLSVFDITSVIGNQSLDLPAGTLETADADFVIRFADERKKVHEYEDLIVVSGKTGAELRLGDIANITDRFEKDEEKIWFNGQRAGELTIAKNKGEDALKVLDAVQMFLDKERAEMPSGVNLEITRNITKIVRDRLEMLISNGIQGLILVFMVMWLFFNIRLSFWVAMGLPVSFMGSFLVMQMTGMSINMLTMVGLLLALGLIMDDAIVIAENVAAHLARGKSALRAAVDGTREVARGVLSSFITTLCIFGSVALLIEGRIGKVLWVMPAVLIMTLSVSIIEAFCILPNHLNHSLSHMTKAPTPFRVAFEKRFEWVRENILGRIVDSVIRWRYVFVGGVLCVFILSVGMVASGRIGVEAFPSIDGDVLQASILLPQGTPLEKTEEVTRVVLAGLQRVNDELTPSQPEGKRLVRFASVAFNTNSYADEPGAHVATVYADLLSAEERTVNIRELELAWAAAVGDLPDVMALTFTQPSVGPAGNAIEFRLSGKDLKELKAAAAELRDYISEYEGTLYLLDNLRPGKPEFQATLKPGATAFGFNAQQIASQLRAAFFGREATEIQYQGESYEVNVRIASEDSDSIADLDYFHLTTQDGSLVPLGEVADIREGRGWAKINRVNGWRTVTVKGDVDTDVSNASAIVGQVRAQFMPKLLKKHPGVSFNIEGAAKRGAKTGDSMKRALIIGIFGIFILLSFQFRSYLEPIVVITAIPLAAIGVVWGHWLMGLTISMPSIMGFASLAGVVVNDSILLVEFLKMRIRDGMTTVEASRMASRQRFRAVLLTSLTTIVGLIPLLTERSLQAQILIPLCASLVFGLMASTVLVLLVVPSLYSILGDFGLTSTPRKQDVSSE